CTGATCTGCTTTGTCAGGTTGCGCCCTGGCTTCTTCTCTTTATTTGAACTGCCGGGCTTTCGCCCGGCTCCTTGCCTTGTTCCGCCTCTCATTATTCTATGCCCATTCGTATGTGAAAGAGTTTTCGATTGCTTCCTTGATATCCATGATTGTGTGTTCGCCTTCTTCAGGCCCTTCGACCATTACCATCAGCTGCCTGGAATTTCCAGCCCTGCGGTATGATCTGTTTTTGCTTTCCATCATTTCGTAGGCTTTTTCTTTGTTTTTGTATGTTTTCATGGCTGTTTTTTCCTTGTTTATTTGGTTGAGTTGATGGTGTTACATTCGCTCCTATTGATATTTTTGTCAACACAAATAAAACAAAAAAGCCCAGAAAACCTGATTATTTTCAGGTGCCCGGGCTTTTGATTTAAATAAGGTTTAAAGTCTTATAGAGTATGGATCTACATTATCAAAACAACTCCAACTGCCTGAACTTAGGCTCCGGCCTTTCAGCCTCTATTTCTTCCCGGCCATCCGCGCAGATTTGAATCACAAAGCGTCTTGAACATCCGATTTCCCAGGCGATCATATCAAAACTGACGCCTTTTTTTCTTAGCTCAAGGATTTTGCGGCGTTTGATTCTGCGATTGTATCTGTCAAGCGTGGGAAGATCCACGGACTCGCCCTGAAGGTAATCTGAAAGCGCGGTTGCGGCCTCAAGGCCAATGACCAGGGAAATTGGATGATCCGCGCCCATATTTTTGGGGACGTAGAGCCTTCGGCCTCCGAAATGGCCGAGGAAAGCCACGAAAACAGCTTCATCCATTATGCTTTCAAGGTCTTCGAGTTTCATAGGCTCTTACTTGCCCCTCAAACTGAGCTGAAATTCTAAAAAACTTAAATCTCCTAACTGCATCTTTAACTTAACTTCTTCCTCTCCTGAGGTCAGCATTGCCTTGTGTTGCTTCTTGGACAGGGTAAGAAGCTTCTTTTCTTTCCTGGCAGCTTCTTGAAGAATTTTTAAACCTTCCTCAGTAAAATGGCCTTCACTATTAAGCTTCTCGGCAACTTTTTTTCTTAGCTCCACCAACTCTCCCAAAGGGTCTGCCTTCCAAAGCGCATCAAGCTCATCAAGCCTCTTCTGAATTTTTTTCCTGGTCTCGTTGACTACCTGTCTGATTATTGATTCATTCATAAAATCCCCCTGCCCCCCTTTAAAAGGTGGATTATGCCTTATTCGCCTTGCGCTTGGCGTTATATTCAAGGGCAGCCACGATCTTTCTAAGCTGCTGGCAATCGCACCATTCAAGCCTCTCGACCCCGAACATTTTCTTTGCTATTCCGTGACCATAGGCCCATTGATATTTGCCATCAGCC
Above is a genomic segment from Desulforegula conservatrix Mb1Pa containing:
- a CDS encoding S1 domain-containing protein — translated: MKLEDLESIMDEAVFVAFLGHFGGRRLYVPKNMGADHPISLVIGLEAATALSDYLQGESVDLPTLDRYNRRIKRRKILELRKKGVSFDMIAWEIGCSRRFVIQICADGREEIEAERPEPKFRQLELF